The following proteins are co-located in the Fimbriiglobus ruber genome:
- a CDS encoding pyridoxal-phosphate-dependent aminotransferase family protein, producing MSLPGQLTPSPRLLLGPGPSDAHPRVLTAMTTPLLGHLDPQFLQIMTETQEMLRQVFRTKNRLTFPVSATGTAGMETCLVNLIEHGDKAVVCTMGYFGNRLVEIAGRAGADVTVMQQTWGQVFDINQIREKLKEVRPKVLAIVHAETSTGAWQPIEQLGKLCHEFGTLLVVDCVTSLGCTQLEVDAWELDAVFSCSQKGLGCPPGLAPVTFSERAIAALKGRKTKVQSWYLDMSLIESYWGGDRAYHHTAPISMVYAIREGLRIVLEEGLEARWDRHLKNHKALKAGLLALGLKYTAAEGHQLPQLNAVRIPDGLDDAAGRKLLLNEFGIEIGGGLGDLKGKAWRIGLMGYNSKPSSVMLVLAALEQVLTKMGAKVEPGAGVAAASKVYVSG from the coding sequence ATGTCCCTCCCCGGCCAGCTGACCCCGTCCCCCCGCCTGCTCCTCGGTCCCGGCCCCAGCGACGCGCACCCGCGGGTTCTGACCGCGATGACCACGCCTCTGCTGGGTCACCTGGACCCGCAATTCCTGCAAATCATGACCGAAACGCAGGAAATGCTCCGGCAGGTATTCCGAACCAAGAACCGGCTCACCTTCCCCGTCTCCGCGACCGGGACGGCCGGAATGGAGACGTGCTTGGTCAACCTGATCGAGCACGGGGACAAGGCGGTCGTCTGCACGATGGGCTACTTCGGCAACCGCCTCGTCGAGATCGCGGGCCGGGCCGGCGCGGACGTCACAGTTATGCAGCAGACGTGGGGCCAGGTCTTCGACATCAACCAGATTCGAGAAAAGCTCAAGGAAGTCCGGCCGAAGGTTCTCGCCATTGTTCACGCGGAAACGTCGACTGGGGCGTGGCAGCCGATCGAGCAGCTCGGCAAATTGTGCCACGAATTCGGTACGCTCCTGGTCGTCGACTGCGTGACCTCGCTCGGCTGTACCCAGCTCGAAGTCGACGCGTGGGAACTGGACGCCGTGTTCAGTTGCTCGCAGAAGGGCCTGGGCTGCCCGCCGGGGCTCGCCCCGGTGACGTTCAGCGAGCGGGCGATCGCGGCCCTCAAGGGGCGGAAGACCAAGGTCCAGAGTTGGTATCTGGACATGAGCCTGATCGAGAGCTACTGGGGCGGTGACCGTGCGTACCACCACACGGCCCCGATCTCGATGGTGTACGCGATCCGCGAAGGGCTCCGCATCGTTCTCGAAGAGGGCCTGGAAGCCCGCTGGGACCGGCACCTGAAGAATCACAAGGCGTTGAAGGCCGGCTTGCTCGCTCTGGGCTTGAAATACACAGCCGCCGAAGGGCACCAACTCCCGCAACTCAACGCGGTCCGCATCCCGGACGGTCTGGACGACGCGGCTGGGCGGAAACTGTTGCTGAACGAGTTCGGCATCGAGATCGGCGGCGGGCTCGGCGACTTGAAGGGCAAGGCGTGGCGCATCGGCCTGATGGGGTACAACAGCAAGCCGTCGAGCGTCATGCTCGTCCTCGCCGCCTTGGAGCAAGTCCTCACGAAAATGGGCGCCAAGGTCGAGCCGGGCGCCGGCGTCGCCGCGGCTTCAAAGGTGTACGTATCCGGTTGA
- a CDS encoding AAA family ATPase produces the protein MLKQIEIEGYRSIKAVSLELRSLNIFIGPNGAGKSNFVSFFKMLAEMMGSRLQQYIGTSGRGQAILHYGPKATRQLLGRLEFQVDNGTDRYTARFAHAAGDTLVFAEETLASYQTGFENPKTVSLGAGHAETRLDEEAGSGDPTAKAIRDLLNRCRVYHFHDTSASARVRQHCFIHDNRLLMSDAGNLAAVLYAYRSQAKVAYRRIVTTVKKIVPEFDDFDLEPSRLNPNEILLNWRKRDRDYLFGPHQLSDGSLRAIAICTLFLQPEYDLPGVIVIDEPELGLHPHALEIIAGLIRAAATTTQVIAATQSQTFLNFFDPDEIITVETQGGKSLFRRLEPAQLKDWLEDYSIGDLWQRNVLGGGPLP, from the coding sequence ATGCTCAAACAGATCGAAATTGAAGGGTACAGGTCGATTAAGGCCGTCAGTCTCGAACTCCGCTCACTCAACATTTTCATCGGGCCGAACGGCGCAGGAAAGAGCAATTTCGTTTCATTCTTCAAGATGCTTGCCGAAATGATGGGCAGCCGGCTCCAACAGTACATCGGCACGTCAGGTCGCGGACAGGCGATTCTCCACTACGGCCCGAAGGCGACCCGACAGTTACTGGGCCGACTGGAATTTCAGGTGGATAACGGGACGGATCGGTACACCGCCCGGTTCGCTCACGCGGCCGGCGACACCCTGGTTTTCGCAGAAGAAACGCTCGCGTCCTATCAGACCGGGTTTGAAAACCCGAAGACTGTATCGCTGGGGGCTGGGCACGCGGAAACGCGGCTCGACGAGGAAGCGGGCTCCGGCGACCCGACCGCCAAGGCCATCCGCGACCTGCTCAACCGGTGTCGCGTTTACCATTTCCACGACACGTCCGCGTCTGCCCGGGTGCGCCAGCACTGCTTCATTCACGACAACCGCTTGCTGATGTCCGACGCGGGGAATCTTGCGGCCGTGCTCTACGCGTACCGTAGTCAGGCGAAGGTCGCATATCGTCGCATCGTCACGACCGTCAAAAAGATCGTACCCGAGTTCGACGACTTCGACCTTGAGCCGAGCCGCCTTAACCCGAACGAAATACTCCTCAACTGGCGGAAGAGGGACCGGGATTACCTGTTCGGTCCGCACCAACTTTCAGACGGTTCTCTCCGGGCGATAGCGATCTGCACACTGTTTCTTCAACCCGAATACGATCTGCCTGGTGTCATCGTAATCGACGAGCCCGAGTTGGGGTTGCACCCTCATGCCCTGGAAATCATCGCCGGCTTGATCCGGGCCGCCGCGACGACCACCCAAGTGATCGCGGCCACACAGTCCCAAACGTTCCTGAATTTTTTCGATCCGGATGAGATCATCACCGTCGAAACTCAAGGCGGAAAATCATTGTTCCGCCGACTGGAACCCGCCCAACTCAAGGATTGGCTGGAGGACTACTCGATCGGCGACTTGTGGCAACGGAACGTCCTGGGCGGGGGGCCGCTGCCGTGA
- a CDS encoding DUF4276 family protein has protein sequence MKQLNVFCEGQTEQAFCDQVLRPHLFPASDGIVHTLAVGEKDHHHVYGLGRKTKYERVRKFIHNTIKQRGGRNVYFTTLFDLYALPSDFPGKAVNVRDVVNPTPYVLALQQALEDDIGYHRFIAHLQLYEYETMLFTDPDAFAVAFEDCEVEIGQLKVIVSSEHSIEHINDGRETAPSKRIIGVFPEYAGWTTTAGPDIAEFIGVAKIRAACPHFDRWLVRLESIPWEMA, from the coding sequence GTGAAGCAGTTGAACGTCTTTTGCGAAGGGCAGACGGAACAGGCGTTCTGCGACCAGGTACTTCGACCCCACCTCTTTCCAGCCAGCGACGGGATTGTTCACACGTTGGCGGTCGGTGAAAAGGACCACCACCACGTTTACGGCCTCGGTCGCAAAACGAAATACGAGCGGGTCCGGAAGTTTATCCACAACACGATCAAGCAGCGAGGAGGACGAAACGTCTACTTTACGACGCTGTTCGACCTATACGCCCTGCCGTCGGATTTTCCCGGGAAGGCCGTAAACGTCAGGGACGTGGTCAACCCGACGCCGTACGTCCTGGCGCTGCAGCAAGCGCTCGAAGACGACATCGGCTACCACCGTTTCATCGCCCACCTGCAGCTTTATGAATACGAGACCATGTTGTTTACCGACCCCGACGCGTTCGCCGTCGCGTTCGAGGATTGTGAAGTGGAAATCGGGCAGTTGAAGGTGATCGTGTCTTCGGAACACAGTATCGAACATATCAACGACGGCCGGGAAACCGCACCTTCGAAACGGATCATCGGCGTGTTCCCCGAATACGCGGGGTGGACGACGACGGCCGGGCCGGATATCGCCGAGTTCATTGGGGTCGCCAAGATTCGTGCGGCCTGCCCGCACTTCGATCGCTGGCTCGTCCGGTTGGAAAGTATCCCGTGGGAAATGGCGTAG
- a CDS encoding isochorismatase family protein, whose protein sequence is MPTLIPRLTAADTILVVVDVQDKLLAKMPTAGVLVRNVEFLLDAANLLAVPAVGTEQYPKGLGPTAAGIAARLPGGFLAKTAFSCCGAAGFLADLRGRERPNVVLAGMEAHVCVAHTALDLLEAGFRVFLPVDAIASRAALDADTAVRRLERAGAVPTTAEAVVFEWVGDAAHPQFKAISKLIVGRATPGSD, encoded by the coding sequence GTGCCCACACTCATCCCCCGACTGACCGCCGCGGACACTATTCTCGTTGTCGTCGACGTGCAGGATAAATTGCTGGCCAAGATGCCGACCGCCGGGGTGTTGGTGCGGAACGTCGAGTTTCTGTTGGATGCCGCCAATCTTCTCGCGGTTCCCGCCGTCGGGACCGAGCAGTATCCGAAGGGGCTGGGGCCGACCGCGGCCGGAATCGCAGCCCGGCTGCCGGGCGGTTTCCTGGCCAAGACCGCGTTCAGTTGCTGCGGGGCGGCGGGCTTCCTCGCGGACCTCAGGGGACGAGAGCGGCCGAACGTCGTACTGGCCGGGATGGAGGCCCACGTTTGCGTCGCGCACACGGCCCTAGACCTGCTCGAAGCCGGGTTCCGGGTGTTCCTACCGGTCGACGCGATCGCGAGCCGGGCCGCCCTCGACGCCGACACCGCCGTCCGCCGGCTGGAACGGGCCGGTGCGGTCCCGACGACGGCCGAGGCGGTCGTGTTCGAGTGGGTTGGAGACGCGGCGCACCCACAGTTCAAGGCAATTAGTAAACTAATCGTCGGGCGGGCGACCCCGGGCTCCGATTGA